The genomic stretch ttcgagatcgttTAACACTACACTGGTATCCGAGCATACACTTTCGCAGCTTATTGCCCTTTTTAGGTTCGATTCATCCGGCGGTGGCTCTGGATCCGGGCCCTGAGGTCCACGACGACTTCCGGGATTGATGTCATTGTAATCGTTCATCGTGTAGTTTGTGACAAATGCCTGCGAATGAAatcatatttaaataacaGAAAATCGATATATCTGAAAGTGAAATTGTACCTGAGAGAACTTTCGCTTCAATTGCGCTTCCTCCAGTGCGACAAAAAAGTCGTGACTGTTTCGTTTTCTGTGAAATAAGTTGGAGATTAATTTGCTTTTTAAGACAGATCGACCAAGTTATCATATATCGAAGGCTACCTTAACGAGTCAGCGTCATCGAGTTCGTTGAGTTCATGGATACCGTTCAATCTCTCcatacttttttttctttgctcGATACTGTTTAAAATATCCTGAAAGTAAAATGATATATACGATGATACGATTCATCGAATAAAGTTTAAAATATAACCAAGATCGATAGTATAGTCGTACCTCTGAGGTTCTCGTGAAGCTTGGGTCAGTCATATACGTGTAAACCTCTTGACTGTGATCTTTAACTAACAACGGCGACGACGGTGGATCTTGTAAACTATTGTACACCTAAAATCGTAAAGATTTAATAcgatgattaaaattttaataatattctaacGTCCTCCTAGACTCGACGCATACTACCTCTTGTGCAGTTCTATGTGCTTCTAAATTGAGTTCAGGACTGTAAAGATCGGAGCTACGCCTAGAGCCGTCAGGACCTATCACATCGGAATCGTTCTCCGCGTAAATATCTTGAACTTCATCGTGCAGTCTAGTAGTGGAGTTATCCTCCACCACCAACGACGGAGATCTCGATGGGAAGGTGAAACGTTGAACTTGTTGTGCCGAGGATACGACTGAGCTATAACAACCAAGAACaaaattgttaatatttattcgTACGAAAACTTCTTCTagttctttcctttctttttttctttttttttcttcacaGAATGATCAATCTGACGTATACTTGTAAAATTCCGAGGCGTCGATGTAGCTGTGAGACGTGACCAATCTGAGAGCGTTGAATATTCTTTCGCCGGTTGTCTGGCCGTTCTTCTTTGGCACATCTTTCGGTGGGTCAGGTGGCGCGGGTGGCGGTGGTATCGGACTGGAAGCTACCTCACTGTTGACCTTCAACGCGTTGATCGATGTTTGAATCGTGTCATCGTAGAGGATGCGATCCTGATCTCGGTGGAGTCCGAGGTCGTTGATCGAGTCGTATATAGGAAGATCGGGTAAGCTCTGAATATATTGCGAGACCTTTTGCAACCCTTGATTCTCGCGAAACAGGTAGCACGGGCTGATATCGTCCTGAAGGCTGGAACTTGTAAAGGGCGTCATCTCGATGCTTTGCATCTCGTTGCTCTTACGATCGAGGTCGTTGCCGAGACTCTGAGTGCTGCGAAGCATCTTGGATAGTTCCTCGGATCCGTATATCGATCCCATGATAGTCTGGCTGGCGGCATTCGAAGAATTCGTCATATCGAAACTGCTTGGCGAGCTTCTCGAATCATTCCGGACATGTTGCCGTATTATGTGATTCCTTTGGACGATGTCGTAACTGCCGTAGCTCGTGTTGTTGTCCTCGTCCCCTTTCCCATCTAGCGTAGCTATAGGTACACCATGTACACCGTACCTAATTCTTGTCGATTCGAGGCCGGTATCGAATTGCCTGTAAGGATTGTGCCTATTCTGCTCTTTCCTCGGTTCTTCCTCGAATTCGTATCTCAATCTTGCGTCGATGTGATTTTGTGAGCCGTACGGTGTCATCTGAATATTCTCATTCGTCATAGTGTTCGGTTTCTCACCGTCGAATCTAAACGAACCGTGGTCGTTCGATGCTTGATGTAATGCATAATTTTTCATGGGCTCGTTCTGGAAAAGAAAGACCGACGGACCGTTCGACCTCGAAGGAATCGATGCTCTCTGCAACGATGGCGGCGGTGTCAGAGGTACCGGGCCAGCTTCCTGCATTCTCAGGTAGTCTACTGTGCTGGAGGTTTGAAGCGGAGATGGCCTTGGACGTGAAGTTGGCCTTGGTTGAGGTGCTGGTCTCAAAGGCTGCGGTGGTATGGTGCTGCCGGTAGCAGTGCCCAGAGGCGGATGAAGATCTCTATCTACCGGTTCGAATCTGCAAATATAGCAAGTTACGTCGTTTTGAGACGAACAACCTCTTATTCTTTCCTCCATTGTATGTTCTTCGTCGAAGCGTTTCTTTACTCTCTTCACGTTTCTCGCTTTATACACGAGTTGTTTTTAtttctgatttttatttctctaaatatgatatttttatcACACTGATGATATCCAACGCTCAAATCGCGCAGATATGTATCGTTTCGAATTCGGCGCATATATTAAGCCGAACTGTTCATTTGTCGAATATGAAATATTGGCCGCGTGACGCGCTGCGAGATGCAGATTTGATTTCATATTTCGCAGAAGCGCGGTTTTGGCTCGTTGTCGTGTGAAATATTAGTAAACGACTATCGATTGGCCGATTGCGTAGACATCGCACGCTTACAGGAAGAAAGGAAATTGCGTAATTTTCCCTTCGAATATAAATACTTTAACGATTGTTTCGAGCaaagatttatttaatgttCGTTGTATGAAACAACGAATGCACGAGGTGGTCGAATAACGTATAGCAACGACAATAATTAAGATTTAGTGCTTTTAATAACGACACTGTTATTCGATTGTAAGTTAGTCGAGCTATCGATGGTTTTAGCCAATTATTTTCCCAGTGCTTGTTCCGGAAAAACTTATCGCTGTGTCATCAAGTGGTCGATCGCATCAAgcaaaatataagaaatacgCGAATACCGGCCTATCGCTTCGACAATGTCCTGTGtcgtaataaaattaacgCGCGATGGCTCCGCTCTATCGTAATTTACACGGTGATTTCTTCCACGGTTCGGTTAACGatgaaattctatttattatcTGTCGTGGTTGTTTCGTCCTCGTCGAAGACATAATCGCTTTATCGGTTCACAATGCGCGATATGGCTTTTCATTAACCAACGTCCAGTGAATTAGTAATTTATTAGTAATCTAATCAGGAGTTGATTTCGCAGTTCGTTACCG from Bombus huntii isolate Logan2020A chromosome 8, iyBomHunt1.1, whole genome shotgun sequence encodes the following:
- the LOC126868487 gene encoding uncharacterized protein LOC126868487; this encodes MGWTLTVLGVALAIVVVASAALALYRRRYCINWQWSARNIWNICEQWRQRLSWLWAPREEKVGLVKAQHPIAQTIPGLYRQPGNASQHLLHSDSDLRLDAQGAFTRFEPVDRDLHPPLGTATGSTIPPQPLRPAPQPRPTSRPRPSPLQTSSTVDYLRMQEAGPVPLTPPPSLQRASIPSRSNGPSVFLFQNEPMKNYALHQASNDHGSFRFDGEKPNTMTNENIQMTPYGSQNHIDARLRYEFEEEPRKEQNRHNPYRQFDTGLESTRIRYGVHGVPIATLDGKGDEDNNTSYGSYDIVQRNHIIRQHVRNDSRSSPSSFDMTNSSNAASQTIMGSIYGSEELSKMLRSTQSLGNDLDRKSNEMQSIEMTPFTSSSLQDDISPCYLFRENQGLQKVSQYIQSLPDLPIYDSINDLGLHRDQDRILYDDTIQTSINALKVNSEVASSPIPPPPAPPDPPKDVPKKNGQTTGERIFNALRLVTSHSYIDASEFYNSVVSSAQQVQRFTFPSRSPSLVVEDNSTTRLHDEVQDIYAENDSDVIGPDGSRRSSDLYSPELNLEAHRTAQEVYNSLQDPPSSPLLVKDHSQEVYTYMTDPSFTRTSEDILNSIEQRKKSMERLNGIHELNELDDADSLRKRNSHDFFVALEEAQLKRKFSQAFVTNYTMNDYNDINPGSRRGPQGPDPEPPPDESNLKRAISCESVCSDTSVVLNDLEEAPVVGHVCVGVQYDRWGGRGADSEGDLAVSVLEARDLVTSDGQPAQDTFARVCLLPNRQLHVKTRLYRGSPSPSYQENFLFPLDDGPTGRTLLVEVFSDETSIGDGTSLIGEARLRLGPASRAPATTWLPLLGSALPTPRLGELMFSLSYLQTAERLTLVVVKARNLHGVSTVPGDFFVKVYLLQQGKKIHKKKTSVKKGEESPIFNEAIIFNVPSHILQNIQIRLTVAEVNNEQGVNSKPYSVGHVIVGPTSAGRAFVHWRQMLAAQRRPVAMWHPLRK